From Spodoptera frugiperda isolate SF20-4 chromosome 27, AGI-APGP_CSIRO_Sfru_2.0, whole genome shotgun sequence, a single genomic window includes:
- the LOC118263232 gene encoding probable arginine--tRNA ligase, mitochondrial, whose translation MKPKIMLIDKILPHNIDKSSVLRNLKNVTISYKHAESNYAVHINKSGSNLEDTGQNNSTSNDLSFHVEKTSFMKTILENIKSPLPRPLAKPKKIVIDFSSPNIAKPFHAGHLRSTIIGNFIANINTYFDNKVTRLNYLGDWGTQFGLLQYGLKSKNINVKDLQNDPIRILYDVYVHANKLAATDSNVQEEARKFFSDIEQGRMSLENWKNIREVTVQELEKVYQRLGIQFDTYHWESDYNGGAIKPIMDLLEKKNIIKVDESGKKIANVNNRDVAVLKSDNSTLYLSRDIAALLDRYKKYEFDKMLYVVDNAQTDHFAAVFEIVKQIDQKCTEGCEHIKFGRLKGMSTRTGNVVFLNDILDEAKRKMHDKQASSKNTRTGAMNEETCDILGTSAVLINDLKQKRLKDYTFNWDRALQTEGDSAIKLQYLHCRLWSLEQNCGVSLPDTCEAECLSEEVIGDVIAELAKFENTLQKSLDEYEACILVNYLFRLARHVNRMFNEVRVKDVNSDLAAQRLLVFYCSRIVLKTALQILGIRPLKEM comes from the exons ATGAAaccaaaaataatgttaatcgATAAG ATACTTCCTCATAATATCGACAAAAGCAGTGTATTACGAAACCTGAAAAATGTAACTATTTCTTATAAACACGCTGAAAGTAATTATGCAGTCCACATAAATAAATCTGGATCCAACTTAGAGGACACTGGACAAAATAATAGCACATCTAATGATCTATCTTTTCACGTAGAGAAAACTTCTTTCATGAAGACTAttctagaaaatataaaatcaccTTTACCAAGGCCACTTGCAAAACCAAAGAAAATTGTTATAGACTTCAGCTCACCAAATATAGCCAAACCTTTTCATGCTGGGCACCTGAGATCAACAATCATTGGAAACTTTATTGccaatataaatacatattttgacaATAAAGTGACTCGACTTAATTACTTGGGCGACTGGGGTACACAGTTTGGGTTGCTGCAGTATGGACTAAAATCAAAGAATATTAATGTAAAGGATTTACAAAATGACCCGATAAGAATACTGTATGATGTTTATGTACATGCAAATAAATTAGCTGCAACTGATAGCAATGTTCAAGAAGAGGCTAGAAAGTTCTTCTCAGATATAGAACAAGGTAGAATGAGTTTAGAAAACTGGAAAAATATTCGAGAAGTCACTGTACAGGAGTTAGAGAAAGTGTATCAAAGATTAGGGATACAATTTGATACATACCACTGGGAGTCGGATTATAATGGTGGAGCCATTAAACCTATCATGGATTTGttggaaaagaaaaatatcatcAAAGTTGATGAATCTGGAAAGAAAATAGCAAATGTAAATAATAGAGATGTAGCTGTATTGAAAAGCGATAATTCAACATTATATTTGTCAAGAGATATTGCAGCTTTATTggatagatataaaaaatatgagtttGATAAAATGCTATATGTAGTTGACAATGCTCAAACAGACCATTTTGCGGCAGTCTTTGAAATTGTCAAACAAATTGACCAAAAATGTACAGAGGGTTGTGAACACATCAAGTTTGGCAGGCTGAAGGGGATGAGCACAAGAACGggaaatgttgtatttttgaATGACATATTGGATGAAGCTAAAAGAAAAATGCATGACAAACAGGCTTCATCAAAAA ATACTAGAACTGGAGCAATGAATGAAGAAACATGTGACATCTTGGGAACCTCAGCTGTTCTAATAAATGACTTGAAACAGAAAAGGCTAAAAGACTACACATTTAATTGGGACAGAGCTCTTCAAACTGAAGGAGACAGTGCTATCAAGTTACAGTATCTTCACTGTCGTCTTTGGAGCCTAGAACAAAACTGTGGTGTGTCATTACCAGACACATGCGAAGCAGAGTGTCTATCTGAAGAAGTAATAGGAGATGTAATAGCAGAATTGGCTAAATTCGAAAATACTCTTCAGAAATCATTAGACGAATATGAAGCTTGTAttcttgttaattatttattccgTCTTGCAAGACATGTTAATAGAATGTTTAATGAAGTAAGAGTAAAAGATGTGAATTCAGATTTAGCAGCACAAAGATTACTTGTCTTCTATTGTTCTAGAATAGTTCTTAAAACTGCATTGCAGATTTTAGGCATTAGACCTTTGAAAGAAATGTAA
- the LOC118263268 gene encoding LOW QUALITY PROTEIN: CREB-binding protein (The sequence of the model RefSeq protein was modified relative to this genomic sequence to represent the inferred CDS: deleted 2 bases in 1 codon): MADEPPNKRPKMIRDPFQGPSDSAVDGFSNLDMFDLEKDLPDELMGGAWGEQPGVTGPKPPAQGPGPGGQMSQQQQLNGDDPTAAIHRQINNHLIQQVFSQGNKGLVGHNNPLGLSNLGSKSPNLQSPPNVSVSKDLMGGMHPQLMPNTSHPNQLHSTMPMSSIQGGMNVATVGGNMIVTNSNMSGAGMLGSGIINSVNKQLPLMGANHHGTPPHHPHAQPMQNGPLSGRVMGTPNMRTALQHHPRMPAPGGGGHPLAPYQPPYAQSAQGPGVPHVQRAANAQGVGVGVRFGPPADAGGGAAQAVPPAPSPQTPGAPAGGQSQPQAATQAPSSQPPNAAQPPTTGSIADPEKRKLIQQQLVLLLHAHKCQRRESQSNGETWQCTLPHCKTMKGVLNHMMSCQAGKNCAVPHCSSSRQIINHWKHCNKNDCPVCLPLKQADRTRNMTAAAVTHTTAGVSTGNVGGVGGVGPVPGVGGVGGVGGAANNMGAVNQLGGAAPSSAPPAAAAPSTQGADMKRAYEALGITCPTSVANMGGFPRAPLSRMAVPRAPGLAEPGPPQPMPALFAQQPADLQQQQQQQLMGGPLQLPGGAVTANPVSGTKEWHHSITADLRNHLVHKLVQAIFPTPDPTAMLDKRMHNLVAYARKVEGDMYEMASTRSEYYHLLAEKIYKIQKELEEKRQKRKEQQQLQQQQQAAQQQQQQQQQQQQVQQQQQQQVQQQQQQQVAQLQQQQQQQQQQQQQQQQQQPVSVMSGGGVMGGVGGVGGPRPGVGGQLARPALPALGAQPALPTMRIPSPGIALSMPANRMAFQPNLVGPPGPSPNQMPQTPNGGSVGVGSVGNPGMSPFGQPMTSPAPNYPPMQTNGPAPLASPGHPDAKVRLLGSAVQSPFVNHAFGRADAAAASPAGGAPASVPAAVAAAAPGTPATPLAHPSPAPARPPPVSSHLAAITASSSADDSPPQDDSRIKQEQDDVRVKDEPEEDCGGKGMRDETPDKDAERPDFNIKTEVKTEVKSEVKEEPGETSVGSVGETTTGERGARRTFVFKPEELRVALMPTLEKLFRQDPESLPFRQPVDATALGIPDYFDIVTKPIDLSTIKLKLDRGEYRDPWEYVDDVWLMFENAWLYNRKNSRVYRYCTKLSEVFELEIDPVMQSLGYCCGRKYTFNPQVLCCYGKQLCTIPRDAKYFSYQNSLKAYGVVSDRYTFCQKCFNDIQGDTVTLGDDPLQPQTAIKKDQFKEMKNDHLEQEPFVVCMDCGRKQHQICVLHHDSIWPQGFCCDNCLKKKGAKRKENKFSAKKLPTSKLGIYIETRVNNFLKKKEAGAGEVHIRVVASSDKMVEVKPGMRSRFVESGELCSEFPYRAKALFAFEEIDGTDICFFGMHVQEYGSESPTPNTRRVYIAYLDSVHFFQPRQYRTAVYHEILLGYLDYAKQLGYTMAHIWACPPSEGDDYIFHCHPPEQKIPKPKRLQEWYKKMLDKGIIERIILDYKDILKQAMEDNISSAAELPYFEGDFWPNVLEESIKELDQEEEEKRKQAEAAEAVIFQSSEENEQGPDGKKKGQKKAKKSNKSKAAQRKNSKKQSDQQQGSDLSAKIFATMEKHKEVFFVIRLHSAQSAASLAPIQDPDPLINCDLMDGRDAFLTMARDRHYEFSSTRRARFSTLCMLYELHNQGTDKFVYTCNSCKSHVETRYHCTVCDDFDLCVPCHEKEGHPHKMEKLGLDIDVGSSPGDMKQANPQEARKLSIQRCIQSLVHACQCRDANCRLPSCQKMKRVVTHTKICRRKTKGDCPICKQLIALCCYHAKHCQETKCSVPFCSSIKQKLKQQQVQQRVQQAKLLRRRMAAMNTRGAAPPSPPPAASLASPPPSKPATHALPHNVQKALQQVQEEAARQQAPSYGKQAAMGPPAGGVGGVGGVGGVNVGGVGGVGGVGARGDWAARYRAPPPLHHPAHAPHHARLQHHPQPQPHHPHPHQQQQLQQRAPAPTQQASQPQVHQKALQQLMATLRSPTSHNQQQEILQILKSNPPLMAAFIKQRQNAQNQQQAAGGVGGVGPVGGVGGVSGVGGVCGVGGVGGVGGVGGVGLPQQQPQLQHMMQPQQQQRLQQMHQMLPQQSQVGGVTGVGGVSGVGLSGVGAGGAGVGVAGGMAHGGAGWFKGGVGGVGGVGGVGGNMMGMRGAYGGAGGVAGVGARMSAVGARYAFGGGGGVGVGVGATRSPPATPSPRPPTPSELLLLRQSPAPGGPLAPPEEQLPPMTPQDQLTKFVEQL; the protein is encoded by the exons ATGGCCGATGAGCCGCCTAACAAGCGGCCTAAGATGATCCGGGACCCTTTTCAGGGTCCCTCGGACTCCGCGG TAGATGGGTTTTCTAACCTTGACATGTTCGACCTCGAAAAGGACCTCCCAGATGAATTGATGGGAGGTGCTTGGGGCGAACAGCCCGGGGTCACGGGCCCCAAGCCTCCCGCTCAGGGACCGGGCCCAGGGGGGCAGATGTCCCAACAACAGCAGCTGAATGGAGATGATCCTACAGCGGCTATACACAGGCAAATCAACAATCACCTTATACAACAAGT CTTTTCACAGGGCAACAAAGGCTTAGTAGGTCACAACAATCCGTTAGGATTGAGTAATTTAGGTAGTAAGAGTCCAAACTTACAGTCACCTCCAAATGTGTCTGTATCCAAGGACCTCATGGGTGGCATGCACCCACAACTAATGCCAAATACGAGTCATCCAAATCAGCTGCACTCTACAATGCCCATGAGTTCAATTCAGGGAGGAATGAATGTGGCTACTGTTGGTGGAAACATGATAGTGACCAATAGCAACATGTCTGGCGCGGGTATGCTGGGCAGCGGAATCATCAACAGTGTCAACAAGCAGCTCCCACTCATGGGCGCCAACCATCACGGTACACCGCCGCATCATCCGCACGCTCAG CCTATGCAAAACGGGCCACTGAGTGGGCGCGTGATGGGTACCCCGAACATGCGCACGGCGCTGCAGCACCACCCGCGCATGCCGGCGCCGGGCGGCGGCGGACACCCGCTGGCGCCCTACCAGCCGCCCTACGCGCAGTCGGCGCAGGGGCCCGGCGTGCCGCACGTGCAGCGCGCCGCCAACGCGCAGGGCGTCGGCGTCGGCGTGCGCTTCGGGCCGCCAGCCGACGcg ggcggcggcgcggcccaGGCGGTGCCGCCGGCTCCCTCGCCGCAGACGCCGGGCGCGCCGGCCGGCGGCCAGTCCCAGCCGCAGGCTGCGACGCAAGCTCCTTCCTCGCAGCCTCCGAATGCTGCGCAACCGCCTACCACCGGGTCTATCGCCGACCCGGAGAAACGGAAGCTTATTCAACAGCAACTGGTGCTACTATTACACGCACACAAGTGTCAGAGACGAGAGTCTCAGTCCAACGGCGAGACGTGGCAGTGTACATTACCACACTGCAAGACTATGAAAGGTGTACTCAATCATATGATGTCGTGTCAG gctGGCAAAAACTGTGCTGTACCTCATTGCTCGTCATCGAGACAAATAATTAACCACTGGAAacattgcaataaaaatgaCTGTCCTGTTTGTTTACCGCTGAAGCAAGCCGATAGGACTAGAAATATGACTG CAGCGGCAGTGACTCACACTACGGCAGGAGTGAGCACTGGCAACGTAGGAGGCGTCGGAGGCGTCGGGCCCGTGCCCGGCGTCGGGGGCGTCGGAGGCGTCGGCGGCGCCGCCAACAACATGGGCGCCGTCAACCAGCTCGGGGGCGCCGCGCCCAGCAGTGCGCCTCCCGCGGCCGCCGCGCCCAGCACGCAGGGCGCCGACATGAAGCGCGCGTACGAGGCGCTGGGCATCACGTGCCCCACGTCCGTGGCCAACATGGGCGGCTTCCCGCGCGCGCCGCTGTCCCGCATGGCGGTGCCGCGCGCGCCGGGGCTGGCCGAGCCCGGGCCGCCGCAGCCCATGCCGGCCTTGTTCGCGCAGCAGCCGGCCGACctgcagcagcagcagcagcagcaactG ATGGGGGGTCCACTGCAACTACCGGGCGGTGCCGTAACCGCCAATCCAGTATCCGGCACCAAAGAGTGGCATCATTCTATTACGGCTGATCTCAGAAACCACCTCGTCCACAAGCT gGTTCAAGCTATATTTCCCACACCCGATCCGACTGCAATGTTGGACAAAAGAATGCATAATCTTGTAGCTTATGCGAGAAAAGTAGAAGGTGATATGTACGAAATGGCAAGTACTCGATCAGAGTATTATCATTTGCTTGccgaaaaaatatacaaaattcaaaAAGAACTCGAAGAAAAGAGACAAAAGAGAAAGGAACAGCAACAATTGCAGCAACAACAACAAGCTGCGCAacaacagcagcagcagcaacaacagcagcaacaagtgcaacaacaacagcagcagcaagtgcaacaacagcaacaacaacaaGTAGCGCAACTgcaacaacagcaacagcagcagcaacaacaacaacaacagcagcagcagcagcaaccGGTCAGCGTCATGTCAGGCGGTGGCGTCATGGGCGGGGTCGGCGGGGTCGGCGGGCCGCGGCCGGGTGTCGGCGGCCAGCTCGCCCGGCCCGCGCTGCCCGCGCTGGGCGCCCAGCCCGCGCTGCCCACCATGCGCATCCCCTCGCCCGGCATCGCGCTCTCCATGCCTGCCAACCGCATGGCCTTCCAGCCCAACCTCGTGGGCCCTCCGGGACCCAGTCCGAATCAGATGCCGCAGACGCCCAACGGTGGAAGCGTGGGCGTCGGCAGCGTCGGGAACCCGGGCATGTCACCGTTCGGCCAGCCGATGACTTCGCCGGCACCGAATTACCCCCCGATGCAAACGAACGGTCCGGCACCGCTGGCGTCGCCGGGTCATCCGGATGCGAAAGTTCGTTTACTGGGCAGCGCGGTGCAGAGTCCGTTCGTGAACCACGCCTTCGGGCGCGCAGACGCCGCGGCGGCGTCCccggcgggcggcgcgccggCCAGCGTGCCGGCCGCCGTGGCCGCGGCCGCGCCGGGCACGCCGGCCACGCCGCTGGCGCACCCCTCGCCCGCGCCCGCGCGTCCGCCGCCCGTGTCCTCTCATCTCGCTGCAATCACCGCTTCCTCTTCTGCCGATGACAG TCCACCTCAAGACGATAGTCGCATCAAACAAGAGCAAGATGACGTCCGTGTCAAAGATGAGCCTGAAGAAGATTGTGGGGGTAAAGGCATGCGCGATGAAACCCCTGACAAAGACGCGGAACGACCTGACTTTAACATCAAGACTGAAGTTAAAACAGAGGTCAAATCTGAAGTCAAGGAGGAACCCGGGGAAACTAGCGTCGGTAGTGTTGGGGAAACTACAACAGGAGAACGTGGCGCACGCAGAACCTTTGTATTTAAACCTGAAGAGCTTCGGGTGGCGCTCATGCCAACTTTAGAGAAATTATTCCGACAAGACCCCGAGTCCTTACCGTTTAGACAACCAGTCGACGCGACAGCGCTCGGTATACCTGACTACTTCGACATTGTCACCAAACCTATTGACTTGTCCACCATCAAACTAAAATTAGATCGTGGAGAATACAGAGATCCCTGGGAGTATGTTGATGACGTCTGGCTGATGTTTGAAAATGCCTGGCTTTACAATCGTAAGAACTCCAGAGTATACAGATATTGTACCAAG ctCTCAGAAGTGTTCGAGTTGGAAATTGATCCCGTCATGCAAAGTTTAGGCTATTGCTGTGGTAGGAAGTACACTTTCAACCCTCAAGTGCTCTGCTGTTACGGCAAGCAGTTGTGTACGATACCACGGGATGCTAAGTACTTCAGTTACCAGAATAG TCTAAAAGCGTATGGGGTTGTCTCCGATAGATACACCTTCTGCCAGAAATGCTTCAATGACATCCAGGGCGACACCGTCACGCTCGGCGACGACCCGCTGCAGCCACAAAC TGCAATCAAGAAGGATCAATTCAAAGAAATGAAGAATGATCACCTAGAACAAGAACCGTTTGTTGTGTGTATGGACTGTGGGAGGAAGCAGCATCAAATATGTGTGCTCCACCACGACTCAATATGGCCCCAGGGCTTCTGCTGTGATAATTGTTTGAAGAAGAAAGGGGCTAAACGGAAAGAGAACAAATTTTCTGCTAAAAAACTTCCTACTTCCAAACTTGGCATTTATATTGAAACAAGAGTCAATAATTTCCTTAAGAAAAAAGAGGCTGGCGCTGGTGAAGTGCATATCAGGGTGGTCGCATCATCGGACAAG ATGGTGGAAGTGAAACCAGGCATGAGATCGAGATTCGTAGAATCTGGTGAACTGTGCTCCGAGTTCCCGTATCGGGCTAAAGCGTTGTTTGCATTTGAAGAGATTGATGGAACAGATATTTGTTTCTTTGGCATGCACGTGCAG gAGTATGGTAGTGAGAGCCCGACACCTAACACGAGGCGTGTTTACATAGCATATCTAGATTCTGTACACTTTTTCCAACCTAGGCAGTACAGGACTGCTGTCTACCACGAGATTTTATTAGGATACTTAGATTACGCCAAGCAACTGGGCTACACAATGGCTCATATCTGGGCTTGTCCACCCTCAGAAGGGGACGATTATATCTTCCACTGCCATCCACCCGAACAAAAAATTCCTAAACCTAAAAGGTTACAAGAGTGGTATAAGAAAATGTTAGATAAGGGAATTATAGAGAGAATAATATTAGATTATAAAGACATACTCAAGCAAGCTATGGAGGACAATATCTCGTCTGCGGCGGAGCTACCTTACTTCGAAGGTGACTTCTGGCCCAACGTCCTTGAGGAGTCCATCAAGGAGTTGGATCAGGAGGAGGAAGAGAAGAGAAAGCAAGCTGAAGCCGCCGAGGCAGTG ATATTCCAGTCCTCTGAGGAGAATGAGCAAGGTCCTGATGGCAAGAAGAAGGGTCAGAAAAAGGCGAAGAAGTCGAACAAGTCAAAAGCTGCGCAGCGTAAGAATAGCAAGAAGCAAAGCGACCAGCAGCAAGGCAGTGATCTCAGTGCAAAGATATTTGCCACCATGGAGAAACACAAGGAGGTGTTCTTCGTTATTAGGCTACATTCCGCACAATCTGCTGCCAGCTTAGCG CCCATCCAAGACCCAGATCCACTGATCAACTGCGACCTGATGGACGGGCGCGACGCGTTCCTAACGATGGCTCGTGACCGACACTACGAGTTCTCGTCGACGCGGCGCGCGCGATTCTCCACCCTGTGCATGCTGTACGAGCTCCACAACCAGGGCACGGACAAGTTTGTCTACACCTGCAACAGCTGCAAGTCGCACGTCGAGACGCGCTACCACTGCACCGTCTGCGACGACTTCGACCTCTGCGTGCCCTGCCACGAGAAGGAAGGCCATCCGCACAAGATGGAGAAGCTGGGTCTCGACATCGACGTGGGCTCGTCCCCGGGCGACATGAAGCAGGCCAACCCGCAGGAGGCGCGCAAGCTGTCCATCCAGCGCTGCATACAGTCGCTGGTACACGCCTGCCAGTGTCGCGATGCCAACTGCAGACTACCGTCCTGCCAGAAGATGAAGCGTGTCGTAACGCATACGAAGATTTGCCGCAGAAAGACCAAGGGCGACTGCCCTATCTGCAAGCAACTCATCGCATTGTGTTGTTACCATGCAAAGCACTGTCAGGAGACCAAGTGTTCTGTACCTTTCTGCAGCTCTATCAAACAGAAACTGAAGCAGCAACAGGTGCAACAGCGAGTACAGCAGGCTAAGCTATTGCGCAGGCGCATGGCAGCCATGAACACGCGCGGCGCCGCGCCTCCCTCCCCGCCCCCGGCCGCGTCGCTGGCCTCGCCCCCGCCTTCTAAACCAGCTACACACGCCTTACCTCACAATGTGCAGAAGGCTTTGCAGCAG GTTCAGGAGGAGGCGGCGCGGCAACAAGCGCCGTCTTACGGGAAGCAAGCAGCGATGGGCCCTCCGGCGGGAGGGGTCGGCGGAGTGGGCGGCGTCGGCGGGGTGAACGTGGGCGGGGTCGGCGGCGTGGGCGGCGTGGGCGCGCGCGGCGACTGGGCGGCGCGGTACCGCGCCCCGCCCCCGCTGCACCACCCGGCGCACGCGCCGCACCACGCGCGCCTGCAGCACCACCCGCAGCCGCAGCCGCACCACCCGCACCCGCACCAACAACAGCAGCTACAG CAAAGGGCGCCGGCGCCGACACAGCAAGCAAGTCAACCGCAAGTTCATCAGAAAGCATTACAACAATTAATGGCTACCTTGAGGTCGCCGACCAGTCACAACCAACAGCAAGAGATACTGCAGATACTCAAGTCCAACCCCCCGCTCATGGCCGCCTTCATCAAACAAAGACAG AATGCCCAAAATCAACAACAAGCGGCAGGCGGTGTTGGTGGAGTTGGCCCTGTAGGTGGGGTCGGGGGTGTGAGTGGTGTGGGTGGCGTCTGCGGCGTGGGCGGCGTGGGAGGCGTGGGCGGCGTGGGCGGCGTCGGCCTGCCGCAGCAACAACCACAGCTACAGCACATGATGCAGCCGCAGCAACAGCAACGGTTGCAGCAGATGCATCAGATGTTACCGCAGCAGTCCCAG GTTGGTGGCGTGACTGGTGTCGGCGGTGTGTCGGGAGTGGGGCTGAGCGGCGTGGGCGCCGGCGGGGCCGGGGTCGGGGTCGCGGGGGGCATGGCGCACGGCGGCGCCGGCTGGTTCAAGGGGGGCGTCGGCGGGGTCGGCGGCGTCGGCGGCGTGGGCGGCAACATGATGGGCATGCGCGGGGCCtacggcggcgcgggcggcgtgGCGGGCGTGGGCGCGCGCATGAGCGCGGTGGGCGCGCGCTACGCcttcggcggcggcggcggcgtgggCGTGGGCGTGGGCGCCACGCGGTCGCCGCCGGCCACGCCGTCCCCGCGGCCGCCGACGCCGAGCGAGCTGCTGCTGCTGCGGCAGTCGCCGGCGCCGGGCGGGCCGCTGGCGCCGCCCGAGGAGCAGCTGCCGCCCATGACGCCGCAGGACCAGCTCACGAAGTTCGTGGAGCAGTTGTAG